One window of the Lysobacter sp. S4-A87 genome contains the following:
- a CDS encoding ketosteroid isomerase-related protein, translated as MKIDGTRSHDRATELILAYYAAFNRGDWDAMLALLGDGIVHDLNQGPREIGHEAFASFLQRMARSYREQLHDIVVMVSPDGARAAAEYIVHGEYLASDTGLPEARGQKYVLPGGAFFEVNDGRIQRVSNYYNLEDWIAQVGG; from the coding sequence ATGAAGATCGACGGCACCCGCAGCCACGACCGCGCCACGGAACTGATCCTGGCGTACTACGCGGCATTCAACCGCGGCGACTGGGACGCCATGCTGGCGCTGCTCGGTGACGGCATCGTCCACGACCTCAACCAGGGGCCGCGCGAGATCGGCCACGAGGCCTTCGCCTCGTTCCTCCAGCGCATGGCCCGCAGCTATCGCGAGCAGCTGCACGACATCGTCGTCATGGTGTCTCCCGACGGCGCCCGCGCCGCTGCCGAGTACATCGTCCATGGCGAGTACCTGGCCAGCGATACCGGCCTGCCCGAGGCGCGAGGGCAGAAGTACGTGCTGCCCGGCGGTGCGTTCTTCGAAGTGAACGACGGGCGCATCCAGCGCGTGAGCAACTACTACAACCTCGAGGACTGGATCGCCCAGGTTGGCGGCTGA